The following proteins are co-located in the Pedosphaera parvula Ellin514 genome:
- a CDS encoding response regulator, translating to MKRILLAEDRDDDVVLLKIALNGVGQPHVLDVATDGEEALTYLKRVLPTVLTKNSEAPDLVLLDIKMPKVDGLEVLQWIRQQPEFLDLPVLMFTSSDRKDDIAKAYSLGANSYVVKTGDLDELSRCLKILLDYWLEVHQRLPNQ from the coding sequence ATGAAACGAATTCTGCTGGCGGAAGATAGGGATGACGATGTGGTTTTGCTCAAGATCGCTCTAAACGGTGTGGGGCAACCGCATGTGTTGGACGTGGCCACGGATGGAGAAGAGGCCCTAACCTATCTTAAACGCGTTCTGCCCACTGTCCTGACCAAGAATTCAGAAGCTCCTGACCTGGTGTTGCTCGACATCAAAATGCCAAAAGTGGACGGGTTGGAGGTGCTTCAGTGGATACGCCAGCAGCCGGAGTTTTTGGATTTGCCGGTATTGATGTTCACCTCTTCGGATCGCAAGGATGATATCGCCAAAGCTTACAGCCTGGGTGCGAACTCGTATGTCGTAAAGACCGGTGACCTGGATGAACTCTCCCGTTGCCTGAAAATTTTACTCGATTATTGGTTGGAGGTGCATCAGCGTTTGCCCAATCAATGA
- a CDS encoding transposase encodes MREQIKGGLAQLAADGRAYYHPVEPEARRMKVDGKNRFAYNAQALADEKTGVIVACEATRQETDVEQLVPMIEQGRENVGIAALNTLTVADTGYGAGADLRAASEKGLNVLAPPMEGSSTADQPYATRYFHYDAKERTVTCPQGKKLDHEGHTTNKGQRVERYRCHWRDCPVRAQCTRDPKGRQLEVRPHTPQVQAMRERLQEPPARALWSQRGQIIERIFAQIKQHEGFRRWTVWGLAAVKTQWAMLCATLNLRVLYQTWRTKRGTRPVGAQMAARLMRQRKKWGFALTTATRHMAGRRSPLASSTFFARSNSNQACAS; translated from the coding sequence TTGCGGGAACAAATCAAAGGCGGTCTGGCGCAACTGGCCGCCGACGGGCGCGCTTACTATCATCCCGTGGAGCCTGAGGCCCGGCGCATGAAGGTGGATGGCAAAAACCGCTTTGCCTATAACGCGCAAGCCCTGGCTGATGAGAAGACGGGCGTCATCGTGGCCTGTGAGGCCACCCGGCAGGAGACGGACGTGGAACAGTTGGTGCCGATGATTGAACAAGGACGTGAAAACGTTGGCATCGCCGCGTTGAACACCCTGACCGTGGCCGACACCGGCTACGGAGCAGGAGCCGATTTGCGGGCAGCGAGTGAAAAAGGTTTAAATGTGCTGGCTCCGCCCATGGAGGGCTCCTCCACGGCGGACCAACCCTACGCCACGCGTTACTTCCACTATGACGCCAAGGAGCGGACGGTCACCTGTCCCCAGGGCAAAAAACTGGATCACGAAGGACACACCACCAACAAAGGCCAGCGCGTTGAGCGTTATCGCTGCCACTGGCGCGATTGCCCGGTGCGGGCGCAGTGCACGCGTGACCCCAAGGGACGGCAACTGGAAGTGCGGCCCCACACGCCCCAGGTGCAGGCGATGCGAGAGCGTCTTCAAGAACCACCGGCCCGGGCACTCTGGAGCCAGCGGGGCCAGATCATTGAGCGCATTTTTGCCCAGATCAAACAACATGAGGGCTTCCGTCGGTGGACTGTGTGGGGACTGGCAGCAGTAAAAACCCAGTGGGCCATGCTGTGCGCAACCCTCAACCTGCGGGTGCTCTATCAAACCTGGCGGACAAAAAGGGGAACCCGGCCGGTGGGTGCACAAATGGCGGCTCGGCTGATGCGGCAACGCAAAAAGTGGGGCTTCGCACTCACAACCGCTACCCGGCATATGGCAGGACGAAGATCACCGTTAGCGTCTTCTACTTTCTTCGCCCGCTCCAACTCGAATCAAGCCTGTGCTAGCTAA
- a CDS encoding transposase, which produces MMAHAIAPDYGQQFIFPPALEDWVPKDHPARFLREFVDQLDLSLLGFVMPSATEGRPPYAPSLLLKIWLYGYFHRIRSTRKLEAACREHLSLLWLTGLIQPDHNSLWRFWRDNQRALREIFKQTVQVAVRAGCVGLALQALDGTKIEACAAGPSSWSREYMEKLLSALDEALAHTELAIVQEERAQPGYRLPAGLALASGVAGTNQRRSGATGRRRARLLSSRGA; this is translated from the coding sequence ATGATGGCTCACGCGATTGCTCCTGATTACGGACAGCAGTTTATTTTCCCTCCAGCCTTGGAAGACTGGGTGCCCAAGGATCATCCGGCCCGCTTCCTGCGCGAGTTTGTCGACCAGCTCGATTTGTCATTGCTGGGTTTCGTCATGCCTTCAGCCACCGAAGGCCGTCCGCCGTATGCGCCCAGTCTGCTGCTCAAGATCTGGCTCTATGGTTATTTTCACCGCATTCGCTCCACGCGCAAACTGGAGGCAGCCTGCCGGGAGCACTTGTCCCTGCTCTGGCTGACTGGGCTGATTCAACCTGATCACAACAGTCTCTGGCGTTTCTGGCGTGATAACCAAAGGGCATTGCGCGAGATTTTCAAGCAAACCGTGCAGGTGGCCGTGCGAGCTGGCTGCGTCGGTCTGGCGTTGCAGGCTTTGGACGGCACGAAAATCGAAGCCTGCGCCGCCGGCCCCAGCAGTTGGAGCCGCGAATATATGGAAAAACTTTTGAGCGCGCTGGACGAAGCCCTGGCCCATACCGAGCTGGCTATCGTGCAGGAGGAGCGGGCACAACCGGGCTATCGTCTGCCAGCTGGCCTGGCTCTAGCGTCAGGCGTTGCGGGAACAAATCAAAGGCGGTCTGGCGCAACTGGCCGCCGACGGGCGCGCTTACTATCATCCCGTGGAGCCTGA
- the aroF gene encoding 3-deoxy-7-phosphoheptulonate synthase, protein MIVVLKPNISKKDEAAVLKEIKKLGYKPHIMRGVARTVIGAIGDELTHQSLESLPNSFPKAIESVTPIQKRFKLVSREAHPANSTVNVRGNLIGGKKFQVMAGPCSVESEKQLMTTAHAVKKAGATILRGGAFKPRTSPYEFQGLGLKGLKLLDKARRETGLGIITELLSENHADMIAEFTDIIQIGARNAQNFQLLIAAAKTGKPVLLKRGLSMKIEEWLLAGEYVLSNDNPNLMFCERGIRTFETYTRNTLDLSTIPIVKKESHAPIVIDPSQGAGRADLVIAMCKGAVAMGADALLIEVHPNPAEAWSDGVQQVSLELFAKLMHELKPFIAAAGRE, encoded by the coding sequence ATGATAGTAGTCCTGAAACCCAACATCTCCAAAAAAGACGAAGCCGCCGTGCTGAAGGAAATCAAAAAGCTTGGCTACAAGCCACATATCATGCGCGGGGTGGCGCGGACAGTCATTGGCGCGATTGGCGATGAATTAACCCATCAATCCCTCGAAAGCCTGCCCAACAGTTTCCCGAAAGCCATTGAGAGTGTTACTCCCATTCAGAAGCGGTTTAAATTAGTCAGCCGCGAAGCGCATCCTGCCAATTCAACCGTCAACGTGCGAGGCAATCTCATTGGCGGCAAGAAGTTTCAAGTAATGGCGGGTCCCTGCTCGGTCGAGAGCGAAAAGCAGTTGATGACCACGGCACATGCGGTCAAAAAAGCCGGAGCCACCATTCTGCGCGGCGGTGCCTTCAAGCCCCGCACTTCCCCCTATGAATTCCAAGGCCTTGGTTTGAAGGGGTTGAAGCTGCTCGACAAGGCCCGACGTGAAACCGGGCTTGGCATCATCACAGAATTGCTGTCCGAAAACCATGCCGATATGATTGCCGAGTTCACGGATATCATCCAAATCGGTGCGCGCAATGCGCAGAATTTCCAATTGCTCATCGCCGCAGCCAAGACGGGCAAACCGGTATTGCTCAAGCGCGGTCTCTCCATGAAAATTGAAGAATGGCTGCTGGCAGGCGAGTACGTGCTCTCGAATGACAATCCGAATCTCATGTTCTGCGAGCGCGGCATCCGCACGTTCGAGACTTACACACGCAACACGCTCGACCTGTCCACCATTCCCATCGTTAAGAAGGAATCTCACGCGCCGATCGTCATCGATCCCAGCCAAGGTGCTGGGCGTGCCGATCTGGTCATAGCCATGTGCAAGGGGGCAGTGGCGATGGGAGCCGATGCATTGCTCATCGAAGTGCACCCAAATCCTGCCGAAGCCTGGAGTGATGGTGTGCAGCAGGTGTCGCTCGAATTGTTCGCGAAACTGATGCACGAACTTAAACCGTTTATCGCCGCAGCGGGACGGGAATAA
- a CDS encoding peptidylprolyl isomerase, with the protein MRFFCILTLTGLSFCSAMCLNARAELVNGIRAIVADSIITYQQVELLVGRDADFIRHQYQNNPQEYQLRMVDLMGKGLTNLIQRELVLHDFQNSGFNVPETIIDEIVQDRIKEKYSDRVQLTKQLQKEGLTFEQFKKQIRDDLIYREMYRKNVPETIMSPHKIETFYQEHQADFKVADEIKTRIIVLNKPADDTEGSTKKRAQEIISQLKNGAAFSEMASVYSEGSTRAQGGDAGWQETSVVLKPIAEAVSKLKSGEYTDVIETPTACFLVLLEDRRPAHVKPLRDVQDDIERTLTAQENFRLYRKWIDRIEKKTFVRFFF; encoded by the coding sequence ATGAGATTTTTTTGCATCTTGACCCTGACCGGGCTGTCGTTCTGCTCCGCCATGTGTCTAAACGCCCGCGCTGAATTGGTAAATGGTATTCGTGCGATCGTCGCAGACTCCATTATCACCTACCAACAGGTGGAATTGTTGGTTGGCCGTGATGCAGATTTTATCCGCCACCAATATCAAAATAATCCTCAAGAATACCAGTTGCGAATGGTCGATTTGATGGGCAAGGGTCTGACAAACCTGATCCAACGAGAACTGGTCCTCCATGATTTTCAAAACTCTGGTTTTAATGTGCCCGAAACCATCATTGATGAGATTGTGCAGGATCGCATCAAAGAGAAGTATTCAGATCGCGTACAACTCACCAAACAACTTCAAAAGGAAGGGCTGACTTTCGAGCAGTTCAAGAAGCAAATTCGTGATGACCTGATTTACCGTGAAATGTATCGGAAGAATGTGCCCGAAACAATCATGTCCCCACATAAGATTGAGACATTTTACCAGGAACACCAGGCTGACTTCAAAGTGGCGGATGAAATCAAAACCAGGATCATTGTGCTGAATAAGCCAGCGGATGACACCGAGGGTTCAACTAAAAAGCGGGCTCAGGAGATCATTTCTCAGCTAAAAAACGGTGCCGCATTCTCCGAAATGGCTTCGGTTTATTCAGAAGGCTCCACCCGCGCACAAGGAGGAGATGCCGGTTGGCAGGAGACCTCGGTTGTTCTGAAGCCGATTGCCGAAGCGGTATCCAAACTTAAGTCCGGGGAATATACCGATGTGATCGAAACCCCCACTGCCTGCTTCCTGGTTTTGCTTGAAGATCGTCGTCCGGCTCACGTAAAACCCTTAAGGGATGTGCAGGATGATATCGAAAGGACCCTCACCGCACAGGAGAATTTCCGTCTTTACAGGAAGTGGATTGATCGCATCGAGAAAAAGACTTTCGTGCGCTTCTTCTTCTAA
- a CDS encoding DUF6868 family protein: MNINFIRHFLLWCTVINYCILLVWFFALMFAHDCIYRFHTKWFRLTPEQFDTIHYTAMAVYKIGILLFNLVPYIVLLIIIH, translated from the coding sequence ATGAACATCAATTTCATCCGCCACTTCCTACTATGGTGCACAGTCATTAACTACTGCATCCTGCTGGTATGGTTCTTCGCCTTGATGTTCGCTCACGACTGCATTTATCGCTTCCACACGAAATGGTTCCGCCTGACACCTGAACAATTCGACACCATCCACTACACCGCCATGGCGGTATACAAAATAGGAATCCTCCTTTTCAACCTTGTCCCATATATTGTGCTTCTCATCATCATACACTGA
- the pdxA gene encoding 4-hydroxythreonine-4-phosphate dehydrogenase PdxA: protein MVGWIGICLGDVTGIGPEVTLKALAAEAGADDTRYLLIGDAGLLQKLNQGLNLNLDFHPYSGPRNGGRIFVHDLMPGALPENLKPGAPEAANAAVAWLKDATQRCLNHELDGMITAPVNKESIIRAGHAFVGQTEFISNMAGADRSAMMLLGHDDRDRWLRVVLATTHVPLKAVSEKLTQAKVELAIERAAQSCVDLGLPRARVAVCGLNPHAGEGGELGTEEITVVTPAVEACKRKNLDVHGPFPADALFHYVFKGDYDVVVAMYHDQGLVPLKMIGFENGINWTLGLPFIRTSPDHGTAYNIAGRGIANPSSMIAAIRLAKQLARRKP, encoded by the coding sequence ATGGTTGGCTGGATTGGAATTTGTCTGGGGGATGTCACTGGAATCGGTCCGGAAGTTACCCTCAAGGCGTTGGCCGCCGAAGCCGGAGCGGATGACACCCGGTATTTGCTGATCGGTGATGCAGGACTGCTTCAGAAACTCAATCAAGGCCTTAACCTCAACCTTGATTTTCACCCCTACAGCGGACCTCGCAATGGCGGACGCATCTTCGTTCATGATTTAATGCCAGGAGCCTTGCCGGAAAACTTGAAACCAGGCGCTCCCGAAGCAGCTAATGCGGCGGTCGCCTGGTTGAAAGATGCCACTCAACGGTGCTTGAATCACGAACTCGACGGCATGATTACGGCGCCAGTGAACAAGGAATCCATCATCCGGGCAGGGCATGCTTTCGTCGGACAAACGGAGTTCATATCCAATATGGCTGGTGCGGATCGCAGCGCGATGATGCTGCTCGGGCACGACGATCGCGACCGATGGTTGCGTGTGGTGCTGGCCACCACCCACGTCCCGTTAAAAGCGGTTTCTGAAAAACTGACGCAGGCAAAGGTGGAACTCGCCATCGAACGCGCCGCCCAATCATGCGTGGATCTTGGGCTCCCCCGGGCACGAGTGGCGGTTTGCGGACTAAACCCTCACGCAGGTGAAGGCGGAGAATTGGGCACTGAGGAAATCACCGTGGTGACTCCAGCTGTCGAAGCCTGCAAAAGGAAAAATCTGGATGTCCACGGGCCATTTCCCGCTGACGCTCTTTTCCACTACGTATTCAAGGGCGATTACGATGTCGTGGTCGCCATGTATCACGACCAGGGATTGGTGCCGCTCAAAATGATCGGCTTTGAAAACGGCATTAACTGGACCTTGGGACTGCCGTTCATCCGCACCTCGCCTGATCACGGTACGGCTTACAACATCGCAGGAAGAGGCATCGCCAATCCCTCCAGCATGATTGCCGCCATTCGACTTGCAAAACAGCTTGCCCGCCGGAAGCCTTAG
- a CDS encoding immunoglobulin domain-containing protein, with amino-acid sequence MFKLCRFARLTFVLLLFAGFSRSTHATPDLRFDVVWFCCPCYPDNHLCQTQFDHLNFSSPNGHYLAMTTDAHRAEVNAAGNVLAGYYNTLTDGWTTNSAAQKAALIDDYITSGFTTGPKPAYLVLNEISAGNWPSDATYRAWLRAVVHTLNTTYGYTVILYSPFPNPAANNADWQALSTDCYIAVENYLSGLAIKNNGFSLSWCQSQYQSSVTSYANRGVPKSRLMLGEHFGQTSTDLPDGTTVTWGRNTASFSDWDAAINVRSLAARNVGFPGFLSYAWYSDTMLAPDPDLIHFEDTYGSNSLPTSNPLTPPFIITQPQSQTIAPGGITSFSVITAGNAALVFQWKFNGARIPGATNNSLTLTNISPANAGHYSVLVSNTVGTTNSLNAVLDVKIPDPLAADTFAPGLTPYTIGSNLVGQTNSSGRYWTAAGPVGANISILSTNLTIPGLAPSTGNAILVGASTGPSARFNLTNAITAGTLYYSFAFQVTDLGQLNTSGGFFAGFNNSLGSQGTTPTVIGAGVQTKLAASGYNIGLKKASSGSLFDTTTYTTGQTIFVVGSYTLNTNSASDDLANLWINPDPTTFGAGLAPAPTLSTTSGTDITANQIASFLFFRRGDASATLQPAALIADELRIGTTWASVTPPLSTALIPTLSVTQFGNNIILSWTTNTPAFTLESNTALDNTNTWTPVQTPVQTSGNQFIVTNAIASSPQFYRLQKQ; translated from the coding sequence ATGTTCAAGCTGTGCCGTTTCGCTCGACTCACTTTTGTCCTGCTGTTGTTTGCAGGTTTCTCCCGCTCCACCCACGCAACTCCCGACCTCCGTTTCGACGTCGTCTGGTTCTGTTGCCCCTGCTATCCCGACAACCACCTCTGCCAAACCCAGTTTGACCACCTCAACTTTTCCAGCCCCAATGGCCATTACCTCGCGATGACCACCGACGCCCATCGCGCCGAAGTCAACGCCGCCGGCAACGTCCTCGCCGGCTACTACAACACCCTCACCGACGGCTGGACCACCAACTCCGCCGCCCAAAAGGCCGCCCTCATCGACGACTACATCACCAGCGGATTCACCACCGGCCCCAAGCCCGCCTATCTCGTCCTGAACGAAATCTCCGCTGGCAACTGGCCCAGCGACGCCACCTACCGCGCCTGGCTCCGCGCTGTCGTTCACACTCTTAATACCACCTACGGTTACACCGTCATTCTCTACAGCCCCTTCCCGAATCCTGCCGCCAACAACGCCGATTGGCAGGCGCTCTCCACCGATTGCTACATCGCCGTCGAAAACTATTTGAGCGGACTCGCCATCAAGAACAACGGCTTCTCCCTCAGTTGGTGCCAAAGCCAATACCAAAGTTCCGTGACCAGCTACGCCAATCGCGGTGTGCCCAAGTCCCGGCTCATGCTCGGTGAACACTTCGGTCAAACCTCCACCGACCTCCCCGACGGCACGACCGTCACCTGGGGCCGCAACACCGCTTCATTTTCCGATTGGGACGCCGCCATCAACGTCCGCAGCCTCGCCGCCCGCAACGTCGGATTCCCCGGCTTCCTCAGTTACGCCTGGTATTCCGATACCATGCTCGCACCCGACCCCGACCTCATCCACTTTGAAGACACCTACGGCAGCAACTCACTCCCCACGAGCAATCCACTCACCCCGCCCTTCATAATCACGCAACCCCAAAGTCAGACCATCGCCCCCGGCGGCATCACGAGCTTCAGCGTTATCACCGCCGGCAACGCTGCGCTCGTGTTCCAATGGAAATTCAACGGTGCCAGAATCCCTGGCGCCACCAACAATTCCCTCACCCTCACCAATATCTCACCCGCGAACGCCGGCCATTACTCAGTCCTCGTCAGCAACACCGTCGGCACCACCAACAGCCTCAACGCCGTTCTCGATGTCAAAATTCCTGACCCACTCGCTGCCGATACCTTTGCTCCCGGCCTCACCCCTTACACCATCGGCTCCAACCTCGTCGGCCAAACCAACTCCTCTGGACGCTACTGGACCGCCGCCGGCCCCGTAGGCGCGAACATCTCCATCCTCTCAACCAACCTCACCATCCCCGGCCTCGCTCCCTCCACCGGCAACGCCATTCTCGTCGGCGCCTCCACCGGTCCCAGCGCCCGCTTTAATCTCACCAACGCCATCACCGCTGGCACGCTCTATTATTCCTTCGCCTTTCAAGTCACCGACCTCGGCCAGCTCAACACCTCCGGTGGATTCTTCGCCGGCTTCAACAACTCACTCGGCTCGCAAGGCACCACCCCCACCGTCATCGGCGCCGGAGTGCAAACCAAACTCGCCGCCAGCGGCTACAACATCGGGCTCAAGAAAGCCAGTTCCGGAAGCCTCTTCGACACCACCACCTACACCACCGGCCAGACCATCTTCGTCGTCGGCAGCTACACCCTCAACACCAACTCCGCCAGCGACGACCTCGCCAACCTTTGGATCAATCCCGATCCAACCACCTTCGGCGCCGGCCTCGCACCCGCCCCCACGCTTTCCACCACCTCTGGCACCGACATCACCGCCAACCAGATCGCCAGCTTCCTCTTCTTCCGCCGTGGCGACGCCAGCGCCACCCTCCAACCCGCCGCATTGATCGCCGACGAACTCCGCATCGGCACCACCTGGGCCAGCGTCACTCCGCCACTCAGCACCGCACTCATCCCCACCCTTTCCGTCACCCAGTTTGGGAACAACATCATCCTCTCCTGGACCACCAACACTCCCGCCTTCACCCTCGAATCAAACACCGCCCTCGACAACACTAACACTTGGACTCCGGTTCAAACCCCCGTCCAAACCTCCGGCAATCAGTTCATCGTCACCAACGCCATCGCCTCCTCCCCCCAGTTCTATCGCCTCCAAAAACAGTAA
- a CDS encoding transposase — protein MIWVTVCTTNREPWLTQHIVLEHLEVIWLHEATTWLVSDYLLMPDHMHFFCASSDLNVTIEKWIGFWKSRFSTEIKNPAWRFQSGGFHHRIRSGTEYPEKWNYMMQNPIRKNLVDRIEDWPWKGRIHDIRWE, from the coding sequence ATGATCTGGGTTACCGTGTGCACGACAAACCGTGAGCCATGGCTGACTCAACACATCGTTCTTGAGCATCTGGAAGTCATATGGCTGCACGAAGCCACCACGTGGCTTGTCAGTGATTATCTCCTCATGCCCGACCACATGCATTTCTTCTGCGCGTCAAGTGATCTTAACGTGACCATCGAAAAATGGATTGGATTCTGGAAGAGCCGTTTCTCAACCGAGATCAAAAATCCAGCATGGCGCTTCCAATCCGGCGGTTTTCACCACCGCATCCGTTCCGGCACCGAGTACCCAGAAAAGTGGAACTACATGATGCAAAACCCCATTCGCAAAAACCTCGTCGACCGTATCGAAGACTGGCCCTGGAAAGGCCGCATCCACGACATCCGCTGGGAATAA
- a CDS encoding spermine synthase, producing MKPQIKIAETTTPDGARLILYEHDGNYCIRLNGQELMNSTIAASELALGELACARLIGQAAPCILIGGLGLGFTLKSVLKQTGPEAGVEVVELIPEVVEWNRKFLAHVNGTLLDDVRVRVSVEDVWEVLARAGREKYDALVMDIDNGPSAMVHKQNARLYSRTGLQRIAAALKPGGRAAFWSARADRIFAEHLARTGLRVEAVPAKMHANAKRCAYTVYVADK from the coding sequence TTGAAACCACAAATAAAAATTGCAGAAACGACGACCCCTGACGGAGCACGGCTGATCCTATACGAGCATGATGGGAATTATTGCATCCGCTTGAACGGGCAGGAGCTGATGAATTCCACGATCGCGGCTTCGGAGCTCGCGCTGGGAGAGTTGGCCTGCGCGAGATTGATTGGGCAGGCGGCACCTTGCATATTGATTGGAGGGTTGGGCCTGGGGTTCACTTTGAAGAGTGTGTTGAAACAGACGGGGCCGGAAGCCGGGGTGGAAGTGGTGGAGTTGATTCCTGAAGTGGTGGAGTGGAACCGGAAATTTTTGGCGCATGTGAACGGGACTTTGTTGGATGATGTCCGGGTGAGAGTTTCGGTGGAAGATGTGTGGGAGGTGCTGGCGCGGGCAGGGCGGGAAAAGTATGACGCGCTGGTGATGGACATCGACAATGGTCCGAGCGCCATGGTGCACAAGCAGAATGCGCGGCTGTACAGCCGGACGGGGTTGCAAAGAATCGCGGCTGCGCTTAAGCCCGGGGGACGAGCTGCGTTCTGGTCTGCCCGTGCGGACCGTATTTTTGCTGAGCATCTCGCGAGAACGGGTTTAAGGGTTGAAGCGGTTCCGGCGAAGATGCATGCCAATGCCAAGCGGTGTGCGTATACCGTCTATGTGGCGGATAAGTAA
- a CDS encoding cupin domain-containing protein: MISKDHDRILDFAPIGMWWEITQSTADSDGRFFEAINVLVPGFAGPPLHIHPHAEESYQVLSGTLDVCVAGQWRELKPGESITVPAGTPHTLKNAHTEEVRLLNVHKPALGFERFFRRFHALVSAGRLKLPPKDFGSLVLVSMLFVDHEQEIKSAKPPHNMMRVLAFIGRLMGYKLPQ; encoded by the coding sequence ATGATCTCAAAAGACCACGACCGCATCCTCGATTTCGCTCCCATCGGCATGTGGTGGGAAATTACCCAGTCCACGGCGGATTCGGACGGCAGATTTTTCGAGGCAATCAACGTGTTGGTCCCGGGTTTTGCTGGACCGCCGCTGCATATCCATCCACACGCGGAGGAAAGTTACCAGGTCCTCTCTGGCACACTGGATGTCTGCGTTGCTGGTCAATGGCGGGAGCTGAAGCCTGGGGAATCCATCACTGTGCCGGCAGGAACACCACACACCCTGAAAAACGCCCACACAGAAGAAGTGCGACTGCTAAACGTGCATAAACCGGCGCTTGGTTTTGAGCGTTTTTTCCGCCGGTTCCACGCGCTGGTGTCTGCGGGAAGATTGAAACTTCCCCCGAAGGACTTCGGCTCGCTTGTGTTGGTTTCGATGCTGTTTGTGGATCATGAGCAGGAAATCAAATCCGCAAAACCGCCCCACAATATGATGAGAGTTCTGGCTTTCATCGGCAGACTCATGGGCTATAAGCTGCCGCAGTGA
- a CDS encoding DUF6868 family protein, whose translation MNIDSIRHILLWCTVINYCVLLVWFLVFIFAHNWMYRLHGRLFCLTTEQFDTIHYAAMAVYKIVILLFNLVPYIALHIG comes from the coding sequence ATGAACATCGATTCAATACGCCACATCCTTCTATGGTGTACGGTCATTAACTACTGCGTGCTGCTCGTCTGGTTTCTTGTCTTCATTTTCGCTCACAACTGGATGTATCGACTCCACGGTCGATTATTTTGTCTTACAACAGAGCAATTCGACACCATCCACTACGCAGCCATGGCGGTATACAAAATAGTAATCCTTCTTTTCAACCTGGTTCCGTATATTGCGCTGCATATCGGCTAA